CGGACCACCCTGACCGGCGAAGGACTCCAGCACGCCGACGGCCACTCCCCCATCCTCGCCGCCACCAACCCGGCAGTGGTCACCTACGACCCCGCCTACGGCTACGAAATGGGCCACATCATGCGCTTCGGGCTCGAACGCATGTACGGACCGGATTCCGAAGGAAACAATGGGGACCGGAACCTGATGTACTACATCACCGTCTACAACGAACCCATCACCCAGCCGAACGAGCCCGAGAACCTCGACGTTAAGGGTGTGCTGAAAGGCATTCACCGGGTATCTGAGTCGGGTGCTGAAGGCCCCAAGAGCCAGATCTTGGCCTCCGGAGTCTCGGTTCCGTGGGCGCTGGAAGCCCAGCGGATCCTGGCCGAGGACTGGGGCGTCTCCGCGGACGTCTGGTCCGTCACGTCCTGGAACGAACTGCGCCGCGACGGCCTCGCCGCCGAGGAGGAAGCGTTCCTGAACCCCGGCGAACCGGCCCGGGTACCGTTCGTGGCCCGGCAACTCGCCGATGCGCAGGGCCCGGTGGTGGCGGTCTCGGACTACATGAAGGCCGTCCCGGACCAGATCCGCCAGTTCCTGCCGCACCAGTTCGCTTCGCTCGGCGCGGACGGCTTCGGCTTCTCCGACACCCGCGCCGCGGCACGCCGCTTCTTCAAGAACGACACCCACTCCATCGTGGTGAAGACACTGCAGCTGCTCGCGGCGAGGGGCGATGTGGAGGAGGGCGCGCCGTCGTACGCCATGGACCGCTACAAGCTCCTGGACGTCAACGCCGGCACCACCGGCGGAGCAGGCGGCGACGCCTGACGGGCCGGTTCGTGCGACAGCCGACGGCGGTGTTCCTTTGGGACGCCGCCGTCACCTGTCATATGGGGTGGATAGGCTGGGGCGATGGCTGACCCGAATGAACCGCGCACGACGGCGGTGCTGCTCGCTGCCGGGGCGGGCACCCGTTTGGGGCGCGGTCCCAAAGCCCTGCTGCCGTTCCGCGGCCGGACCCTGGTGGAAGTCCTGGCCGGCGTGGTGCTCGACGGCGGTTGCCGCGAGGTGGTGATCGTACTCGGCGCCGACGCCGCGAAGGTCCGTGAAACCACCGGCCTCACCCAGTACACCGTCATCGAAAACCCGGGCTGGCAGTCCGGAATGGGCAGCTCGTTCCGGCGGGGAGTTGCCGCGGCGGCAACCGAAGACAATGTGCTGATGGCGCTCGTGGACCAGCCCGGCCTCACGCCGGAAACGGTGGCCCGACTCCTGGACGCCCACCGGCCCGGCCGTGTAACAGCAGCCGCCTACCGCGGACCGGACGGCGCCCTCCGGCGCGGCCATCCGCTGCTGCTGGATGTCACCCTCCGGTCCGAAGCGGCAGAGTCGGCAACGGGCGACGCCGGCGCCCGGCTCTTCCTTCAGGCCCACCCGGATCTCATCGACCTGGTGGACTGCAGCGACCAGTCCGGCGGTGAAGATCTCGACACCCCGGACCAGCTGCGGCTGCTGGACTAGTCCCAACCACGAGCCGGACCACACGCCGGCAGACCGTCCTACTGCCGCATCCCCGCTGAGAGCAGCTCCTCCAACCCCCGCTTGAAGCCGGACCGGCCGCCGTGGGCGGGATGCCTGATTTTCGGCGCCTCCAGACCGCTCCGCTGCAGGCTGCGGTGGGCCACGTTACCCACGGCCACCACGGTTTCGATGGGATACAGCTCTGTCAGCGCCTGCCAAAACGGAGTTCCAAGGGCCGCTTCGGAAGCCGTTGGGGTGCGGTTGGACAGTGGCCGCCCCGGCACATGGGTATGCCAGGGGCAGGCGCTCCACAGCACGGGAAGGAAGTCCAGTTCTGCCAGTACGTCCCACATCACTGTGGCCGTCGGCTCCGCCGCTACCCCCTCAGCCTCTGCCACTGCCGGCAGCACGTAGCCCTTTCCCGGCCCGAACAGTCCGAAGGTGTTTGCGGGCCCCTCGAACATGGTGCGGTTGGTGAAGGGAACGCCGGTGACCCGCATGCCCCTGAAGCCTGGCGCTTCCCCCACCAGCAGCACTTTCGGACGGCGGTCCAGCATCTCCTGCAGGTAGATTCCCAGGTTCCGGCGCCGCTGCGCATTGGCTGGCGTCGCGTGATCGAAGAAGTTGTTGCACCCGTGCCCTGTTGCCACCTCCGCGAGCCGGTCAATAAAGCCATCAATGGAGGATGAGGTCATTGCAACGCCCGCTTCCCTTGTCAGCTCGTACGCCAATCAGAATATCCGGACCGGTTCACCGCACCTCCAAGCTCAGGCCCGCCCGAGTCACCGCCGCCTTAGCATTGGGGCATGACGGACATGACCATCTTCACGATTGGGCACTCCACTCATCCCATCGAGGAGTTCATCGGCATCCTGAAGGCCCACGGCGTCAGGAAACTGATCGATGTGCGCACCGTCCCGAAGTCGCGGCACAATCCGCAGTTCAATTCGGACGCCCTGGCGGCGAGCCTGCGTGCCAGCGGGATCACCTACCGGCGGATGCAATCCCTCGGCGGGCTGCGGCACGCCCGGAAGGACAGCCCCAACGATGCCTGGCGCAACGCATCTTTCCGGGGCTACGCGGACTACATGCAGACCGAAGAATTCTCAACTGCCATCGACCAGCTGATGGAGCGCGGGCGGACCAACAACGCGGTGATCATGTGCGCGGAAGCCGTCCCCTGGCGCTGCCACCGCTCACTGATCGGTGACGCGCTCCTGGTCCGGAACGTCGAGGTGCTGGACATCATGACGGAAAAGTCCGCCAAACCCCACACCCTGACCTCCTTCGCACGGGTCGATGGAGAGCGGGTGTGGTATCCGGCAGGCTAACCGGCGTTGAAGGAAGAAGCGGTCATTCACCGGACCGCGTTAAGACGGCGGCCACACTTTCGGCGGCTGCCTGGTCCGCCTTGGCCAACCGTGACTTCTTGAGGTTCTCCCGCACGATCCAGCGCACATCCTTGTCCTCGCTGGCAGCCCACCTTTTCAGGCGCCCGAAGCCCTCCGCCGGTGCTGCCGCAATTGCAACACTCCAGCAGTAACCCAGCCCCTGTCGCAGCACACGAAACTCTTCGGCACGCCGCGACTGAACATTTAGGCCCCGGACTGACATTGTGATCCGGTCCAGGGCATCCAGGGCCCGGACGGCATCCTCCGTAGCGCCAAGCAGGCGGGGTTCACAGATACCGGCCGCGATGGCGCGTTGTACCAGCGGCGGACCATCCACCCAACCCCGGGCCAAGGCCCACAACCCGGGCATGTTCGCATCTCCAAGCCGCTGCAGGGCCATGGCAACTCCCTCGCGCACCCGCCAGCGGGAATCGGCTGCCAGCGCCCTCAACACTTCCGCGGCCCGCACCTGGCCGTCGGCAAGCAAACGGCCAAAGCCGACGGCGCCGCAGGTCGCCAGGTATTCATCCCGGCTCTCCGCGCACTCTCGGATCAATGCCGGGTCAGCCACATCGGCAAAAGCCTCCGCAAGCTCTATGTTCCCGCGGGGGCCGGGAAGGCCGGATTCGCCGTTCAGGTAGGCCACCCACTGGTCAGGGGGAGCGACTCCAGCACCGCCCTGTAGTCCGCTCGTTTGGTCATAAGCCAATTCCTCGCTCCCGAAGCGCCCCTGACCGTGAAGAAATATTGGCCGCTACCAGCGCGGATGGATCGATTCGCGGAAGTAGCGGTCGTAGATTTCCCGGACGCCGACGTCGAACGTTGCGTCTATGCCGCCGGCATCCGCCGCGGCGGCGTTGGAGCGGGCCTGGTCCACGTTCCGCGCACCCGGGATCACTGTGCTGACGCCGTCCTGCGCCGCGATCCAGGCGATGGCCGCTTGGGCGGTGCTGACGCCGTCGGGCACCAGTTCCTCGAACTCGGCCACCGCTTTGAGGCCCTCTCCGAAGTCCACACCGGAGAACGTCTCCCCAACGTCGAAAGATGAGCCGTCGCGGTTGTAGTTCCGGTGGTCGTTCTCCGCGAAGAACGTGTCCGCAGTGTATTTGCCGGACAGCAGGCCCGAGGCGAGCGGCACGCGGGCGATGATGCCCACCCCTGCGGTCGCCGCCGCCGGCAGCACCTCGTCCAGCGGCTTCAGGCGGAAGGCGTTGAGGATAATCTGCACCGTGGCCGTGCCCTCGTGCCGCATGGCTTCGAGGGCTTCGTCGGTCCGTTCCACGCTGACGCCATAGTTCCGGATGACGCCCTCGGCCACGAGGGTGTCCAGCGCGTCATACACTTCGGCGTTGCTGTACACGGCGGTGGGCGGGCAGTGCAGCTGGACCAGGTCCAGCTGTTCCATGCCCAGGTTGCGCCGGGACCGGTCCGTCCACTCGCGGAAGTTGGCGAGGTTGTAATTCTCCGGCTGCTGTTCCACCCGGCGGCCCATCTTGGTGGCCACCGTGATGTCCAGGCCGGGGTTGTCCGCCAGGAACGCGCCGATGGCCTGCTCGCTCCGGCCGTCGCCATAGACGTCCGCAGTGTCGAAGAACGTGACACCCGTTTCCACGGAGGCGGCCAAGATGGCCCGTGCCTGGGCGGGGTCCACATTGCCCCAATCCGCGCCAAGCTGCCAGGTCCCCAGTCCAACAATGGAGACGTTCCGTCCGGTCTTGCCCAATGTGCGCTTTTCCATCATCCGACTATAGGCCGTTAGCGCTCTCAAGGTGCGAGGCCAGGCCCGCTTCCTTCAGTCCCAGGTAGATCTTGTCCCTCGCGATGGGCAGCTCGGTGAACCTCACGCCCGTGGCGTTCCGAATGGCATTCGCGAGCGCCGGAGCCACCGGATTGAACGGGCTTTCGCTCATTGACTTCGCCCCGAGCGGGCCCAGTTTGTCGCTGGTTTCGGCGAAGTACACCTCGCTCCGGGGCACGTCCGCGAAGGTGGGGATGTGGTACTGCCGGAGGATGTCCGTGGTGACCTTCCCGCCGTCGTCCACTTTGACTTCCTCGTACAGCGCGGCGCCGAGGGCCTGTGCGATCCCGCCTTCGATCTGGCCGCGGCACTGCCGGGGGTTGACCACCACGCCGGCGTCGGCGGCCTGGACGCTCTGCAGGATCTTCAGCTCCCCGGTTCCGGTGTTGACCGCCACCCGGAAGCCCTGGACGTTGAAAGCGACCGACCGCGGAGTCCCGCCCCAGTGCCCTTCGGTGGCAAGCTCGACGCCGGCAGCCTCCGCGGCGTCGAAGATTTCCGTCAGCGGCACCCGGGTCCCTTCGCACACCACGGCGTCCTCCTCCATCACGCAGCCGGAGGACTGCACCCGCCGGATGCCGGCGGCAAACGCACGGATCCGGACAGCCAGCTCTTCAGCCGCGGCCAGGGTGGCCTTGCCGGCCACCACGGTCCCGGCCGAGCCGAAGGCGCCGGTATCGTGCTCCACGAGGTCCGTGTCCGACTGCCGCACGGTGACGCGCCCGGCCGTCGTGGACAGCGCGGTGGCCGCGAGCTGCGCGTGGACGGTAGTGGTGCCGTTGCCGAATTCGGCGGTCCCGACGTCGGCCGCGTACCTTCCGTCCGGAAGGAGCCGGAGCTTTGAGTGGGCAAAGTGGCCGCGCGGGGGGACAGTGTCGATCATGGACAGAGCCGTCCCCTCCCCCGTGACCCAGTCCGGACCCAGGTCGTCCAGCCCGGCGGCCCGGTACCGTTCGAGGCCGCGGGCCAGGGCGTCCTGCACCAGCCGGGTGCACTGGTCCAGCCCGTAGCTGCCGTAGTGGACGTCCTCTTCCGGATCGGAATGGGTGGAGAGCATGTCGTCACCCTCGAGGACCATGTTGCGGCGGCGGAACTCCAGCGGATCCATCCCGATCCCGGTGGCGAGCTCGTCGATGCCGGACTCGATGGCGAAGATCATCTGGCTCAGGCCGTAGCCCCGGAACGCCCCGGACGGAACCGTGTTGGTGTACACCGCGTGGGCGTCCACCTTCTTGTTGGCACACTTGTACACCCCAGGGATTCGCCGCAGCCGTGGAACATCACGCCGGGGGCATGGTTGCCGTAGGCGCCGGTGTTGGTGAGCACATCCAGCTGCAGCGCGGTGAGCCGGCCGTCGCTGCTCGCGCCGGCTTTGAGGTGGATGGTGAAAGGATGCCGGGTGGTGGAGGCCGTGAACTGCTCCGTCCGGGTGAATTCGAGCTGCACCGGACGCTTGAGCTTCAGCGCCGCCAAGGCAACAACGTCCTCGGTGAGCACCTCCTGTTTCCCGCCGAAGCCGCCGCCCACCCGGCCGGCGACCACGCGGATCTGCTCTTCCGGCATGGCAAAGACCCGGGACAGCGTGCGCCGGACCAGGAACGGCACTTGGCTGGAGGTGCGGACCTGGAGCCGGCCGTCAGCGTCCACGGATGCGATGGAGGCGTGCGTTTCCAGCGCGGCGTGCTGCACCCGGTGGGTCCGGTACGTCTGTTCATGGATGAAATCGGCCTCGGCAAATCCCGCTTCGACACTGCCGAGTTCCGAATGCAGCTCCGCCACGACGTTCCGTTCAGGCCGGCCGATGCGTGCGGTGGCCGCGTCCTTTTCGCCGTGGATCGCGGGGGCGCCCGGCAGCATTGCTTCCTCGGGCGTGAAGACGGCGTCCAGCACCTGGTACCCGACGTTGAGCGCGCGCACGCCGGCTTCCGCCGCCGCCACGGAATCGGCGACGACGGCGGCAACCTTCTGTCCGATGAACCGGACGACGTCGTCCAGGACGCGGGTATCGTCCGGGTCGTCCGTGTAGAGCTCATGCTGGGCGGTGGAAAACAGCTGGGCAGGGGCGTCCTCGTGGGTGAAGACGGCCACCACACCGGGGATTTCCAGGGCCGCGGTTGAGTCGATGGAGAGCACCCTGGCATGGGCATGCGGCGAGCGCAGGAGCTTCAGGTGCAGTAGCCCCGGCAGTTCATCCGCGGGCACGTCCAGGGTGTAGCGGGCCTTTCCGGTCACGACGGCGAGGCCCGCGGGGGCCGGAACATCGTCGCCGAGCTGGCCCGGCTTGGGCCCGGGCTGCCCTCCGCCGGCGATCCCCGAACCGAGCCCCTTGGGATCCGGGTGTCCCTCATGGCCGCAGACGGCATCCTCGATGGCCCGGTATCCGGTGCAGCGGCAGAGGTTTCCCTTGAGGTTGCGGGGCAGGTTTTCCTTCTGCTCCTCGTCGAACGTCGCGGCCGTCATCACCATGCCGGCGGTGCAGAATCCGCACTGGAATCCCTGGCGGTCCAGGAACTGCTGCTGCATCGGGTGGAGGGCGCCGGCGGTTCCTGCCGTGTTGGCGCCGTTCCTGTCGGTGCCGTCCGCGTCAGTCGTTCCGGATCCGCAGGTGCGGGCCAGTCCCTCGATGGTGGTGACAGCGTGGCCCTCGGCCCGAACGGCCGGGTAGATGCAGCTGTGCACGGGTGTGCCGTCCACGTGGACGGTGCAGGCCCCGCAATCGCCGCCGTCGCAGCCCTTCTTGACGCCGAAGTTGCCCTGTTCCCGCAGGAACGTGCGGAGGCACTGGCCGGGACGGGGCTCGGCCTCGGCCGTGACGCCGTTGATTTCAATGGCACGCGTGGTGTGGTTGGCCATGCTCAGGCCCCTTCCTGCTGAGGCGAAACCTGCGATGAGGCCGGGTGCTGTGTGTTCCGCTGCTGTATATTGCGCAACGGTGACGTGCGCCGCGGCGGCCAAAAATCCCCGGAAACGCGGGCAGGCGGAACACCGGCCGGTGCTTCCAGTTCAGCGCGGATTTCCTCGGCGAGGCGGTACGTCATGTCTTTCCGCCAGGCCGGCAGGCCGTGGATGTCGTCGTGGTACAGCTCGGTCGGAATGGCGGCGTCGAGCGCTTCGACGAGGGCAGCTGCAGACGTCGAAGCGCCGGACTGAGCATCCCCCGTCGGAGCCGGGAAGCGCAGCTGCACGGGGCGCTTGGTGGCCGCGGTGACCGTGAGGACCAGGGTGCCGCCGGCGTCGAGCCTTCCTATGAGCAGCACCCCCGACCGGCCCATGTTGCTGAGCGACAGACGCCGGAACGCCACCCGGGCGGCGAGCGCTGAGGCCGGGAGGTGGAGGCCGCGCAGGAGTTCGCCGGGGGCAAGGCAGTTCTTGCCGTCGCCGGTGACGAACTCGGTCACGGGCACGGTGCGGCGGGCGCCGCCCGGTCCGAGCACGGTGGCCTCCGCGTCGAGCGCGGCACAGAGCGAAATCATGGGACCGGCGGGCAGCGAGGTGCAGAGGTTGCCGCCCACCGTGGACATGTTCCACACCTTGAAGGAGGCCACGAAGGAGTCGCAGCAGGGGCGGACAAGGTCCAGGGCGGGCCAGGCGGCTGCCCACTCCCCCAGGGCGTCCGATTCAGGCAGCGCATACATCTCCGCCACAGTGCAGGTTGCCGCGAGCTCGACGCCCGAATCCGTGACCGTGACGGCGGGCCAGCCGGCGGCGCCGAGGTCCAGCAGCCGCCGGAGCGGCTCCCTGCCGAACGCGAAGCTCCCGTAGGAGAAGAGCACCGTTCCGCCGGCGAGCCAGGCATCCCCGTCGCGCCATTCGGCCGGGTCTTCGGTGCGGACCACGGCCTCGATGGTATTCATGTCCATGGGGTCTCCTGGCGTTGCGTGGTGTTGGCGTTGTGAATGGGACCGGTATGAATGGGGCCCCGGCCGTCCTTCAGCGACGACGCCCGCACGGAGGCACCGGCGGCGCGGCTCCGGCCGGCCACGAGCTCCGCCGTGATGGACACGGCCACTTCGGCCGGCGTCACTGCGCCGAGGTCCAGTCCGATGGGCGAATGCAGCCGGGCAAGGGCCTCCGCGGTTACTCCAGCGGCGAGCAGGGAATCAACGCGCTGCCGGTGGCTTCGCCGCGATCCCATGGCGCCCACATAAGCCAGGTCCAGGCTCAGCGCGGTTTCCAGCAGCGGGATGTCGAACTTGGGGTCGTGGGTCAGGACGCAGGCCACGGTCCGGGCATCGATCCGCCCTGCCGCGGCTTCCTCCGCCAGATAGCGGTGCGGCCAGGCCGTGACCACCTGGTCCGCGCCGGCGAACCGGGACTGGCCCGCGAAGGCCGGCCGCGCATCGCACAGCGTCACGTGATAGCCCAGCAGCTGGGCCGCGGGCAGCAGCGCCGCGCCGAAGTCGTTGGCACCGAAGATCAGCAGGCGGGCCGGCGGAAGCCGGCTCTCCACGAGCAGCGTGATGGGCTCCGGGCTGGCGTCGGCGCTTGGCGCCACGGCTGTGCCGGATAGGCAGCCCTCCGGCGGCGCGAGCCGGACCAGTCCGGTCCGGCCACCCCGCAGCAGCGGTTCCAGCTGGGCAGCGGCCGCCCGCATCAGCCGCCCGGCTGCCGGTGCGCCAAGTGAGGCCAGTCCCAGCAGCGCCGCGAGTTCGGTGGAAGACGCCACGGATTGTCCCAGCAGGAAGCCTGCCGGATCCGGGATTACTACGGCGCCGCCTCCGTGGGCGTCCACCCTGCGGATCAGTGCCAGGCCGGTGGCGGCCCCGTGGCCGGCGAGCACCTGCAGGTTCTCCAGCCGGAGTCCGCCGGGCGCCGAGCCCAGCGGCTCGATGTGGATCTCCAGTTCCCCGCCGCAGGTGAGCCCGACGGCGAACGCATCCTCGGCGCTGTAGCCAAAAAACTCGCGGCGGGTGCCGCCGTCGTGCATTGCCTCCAGTGCTGCCTCCACGACGGCGCCTTCAACGCAGCCGCTGGACAGGCTGCCCAGGACTTCGCCGGCTTCGGAGACCAGCATGGACGTGCCCAGCGGCCTCGGCACGGATCCCCCGGTGCCCACCACGGTGGCCACGGCGCAGCGCTGGCCGGTGGCGGCGGGCTGCCATTCCTTCAGTGAAGGCATCAGATCCAACATTGCTGCACTCCCTTTTCCTGTGCCGCGATGGTGTCCATATTCTCGTTCCTATCCTGCGCCGGGGGAAGCACCGGCAGTTGTGGCGCCTGCGCCAGTTTTATTGCAGTTGAGCTGACCGGCAGTTTGGTGGACCGGGGCCGGCCCCATCTGCCTGCCCCGGTCCGGTCTAAGGGGGTCCCTACGCGCCGAGGAGGGCGTTGATGGGACCGCGGGCGAAGTAGATCAGGAAGCCTGCCGTGACCACCCACATCAGGGGGTGCACCTTCCGGATCTTGCCGGAGCAGGCACTGATGACTGCCCAGGAGATGAAGCCCACGCCGATGCCGTTGGCTATGGAGTAGCTCAGCGGCATGGTGACGATGGTCAGGAATGCCGGCAGCGCCACGGAGAACTTGCTGAACTTGATCTCGCGGATCTGGGCCATCATCATCGCGCCCACCACCACCAGGGCGGCCGCGGCAACTTCCAGCGGGACCACTGACGTGAGCGGAGTCAGGAACATCGAGCCCAGGAACAGCACCCCCGTAACCACGGAGGCCAGTCCGGTGCGGGCTCCTTCCCCGATGCCCGCGGCGGAATCGATGTACACCGTGTTGGACGAACCGGAGGTGGCACCGCCGGCCACGGCTCCCAGGCCTTCGACGATGAAGGCGGACTTCAACCGCGGGAACGTCCCGTCCTTGTGCGCCACGCCGGCGCTCTTGGCCAGGCCGGTCATGGTTCCCATGGCATCGAAGAAGTTGGTGAACACGAGCGTGAACACCAACATGGTGGCGGCGAGCCCGCCGATCCGGCCAAAGGCACCGAACAGGTCGAAGTGTCCCACCAGGCCCAGGTCGGGAGCCGAAACGAGCTGCCCGGAGAGCACCGGGGTGTTCAGGTGCCAGCCGCCGGGGTTGCTTTCGCTGCCCGGGCCGATCTTCAGGAACGCCTCCACCACTGCGGCCAGCACGGTGGTGGCCACAATGCCGATCAGCAGGCCGCCCTGGACCTTGCGGGCCACGAGGATGCCCATGACCAGCAGGCCCACGATGAACACCAGGGTGGGAACGGACGTGATGGAGCCGTTGTCGCCCAGCTGGACCGGAGGGCCGGCCGTGGTGGCCCGGACAAAGCCGGAATCCACGAAGCCGATGAAGGCGATGAACAGGCCGATGCCCACCGTGATGGCGGCCTTCAGCTCCTTCGGCACAGCCCGGAAGATGGCTGTCCTGGCGCCGGTGACGCCGAAGAGGACGATCAGGATGCCGTTGATGACCACCAGGCCCATGGCCTCGGCCCACGTGACTTCGTGGATCACCGCCACAGCAAGGAAGGAGTTGATGCCCAGTCCGGCTGCCAGTCCGAAGGGCAGGTTGGCGATCAGCCCGAACAGGATGGTCATGACGCCGGCGGTGAGGCCGGTGACGGCGCCCACCTGCGCTGCGGACAGCCAGCCCCCGGCAACATCGGTGGGGGCGTTGTCCGCGCTGAAGCCGCCGAGGATCAGCGGGTTGAGGATGACGATGTAGGCCATGGTGAAGAACGTGACCAGACCACCGCGCACCTCGCGGGCCAGCGTGGAACCGCGCTTGGTGATCCCGAAGAAACGGTCCAGGAAAGCGTTCGACGGCTGCGGGCGCTTGGGGGCGGCAGGCTGCTGCCGCTCTTCGGTGGTGGTGTCCAGGATTGTCATGTCAGCCACCGGCCCTAGTAATCAATCCTGGAGTCGAGCGTGTTCCAGGTGTTGAACGGTTCGAGGATCGGAGGAGCCTGGGGGTCCACGAGTTCCAGCTTGGCCACCGGCATCAGCGCATCGCGCCGGTGGTTTTCGAAGTACTCGTAGAACACGGCGTCGTCGAAGCCCACGGACGCGGCGTCGTGCCGGTCCGCCGCGAACACCACGCGCTCCACCCGGGCCCACAGCGCCGAGGCCAGGCACATGGGGCACGGCTCGCAGCTGGTGTAGAGGGTTGCGCCGGTGAGGTCAAAGGTGCCCAGCTCGCTGCAGGCGCGGCGGATGGCCGTGACTTCGGCGTGGGCTGTGGGGTCGTTCGTGGCGGTGACGCGGTTGACGCCGTCGAACGTTTTTCCGTCTGCCGTGACAATGACGGCGCCGAACGGACCGCCGCTGTTCAGGACGTTGGCCGTGGCCAACTCGATGGATTTGGCCAGGAAATCCTGGGCCGTGACGGTGGTACTCATGATGCGACTCCCTTTGCTGGGAAGCCGGTACGCCGAGGTGGAACGAAAGGGCCAGATGCGACGGTTACCAGGCTTCAGCATGTGCTTTTGAAGGTTAAGTTGCGCCTGGTAGATAGCTTCCCCGGAGTCCGGGGGCCCGCCTTTGGCAAAATCGAGATTAGCACCGGAACGTGAGCTGCGCCATAGGTTTTGGAAAGTTAATTTCGTGATGTGAAATTTGGATGTCCAAGTTGTCACATCAGGCTGGGTCAACCCGGATCGTTGACGCGGCCCTTCCCGCCGTCCTACGCTGATGCCCAACCGGCGCTCGCCGCCGGGAGCCTGGATCAGCAGACAGGCCTTCACTGAGCTGGCACTTCATCCGCACACTCAGACAGGAGCGCCCACATGCCCACGCAACCCTCGCACCCCCCGGAATCCCGGCTCTGGATCCGGAATCCGCTCGCAGCCTTCACCGCCAACACCCTGGACGCCTCCGGCGGCATCGTGGTGAGCGGCGGAGTCATCACCGAAGTGCTCGCCGCAGGCCAGCTGCCGTCCGCACCCTGCCAGGAAACGTTCGACGCCGGTAGCCACGTCCTGCTGCCCGGCCTGATCAACACGCACCACCACTTCTACCAAACGCTCACCCGTGCCTGGGGCCCCGTGGCCAACGCGCCGCTGTTCCCGTGGCTGCAGAACCTGTACCCGGTCTGGGCCCGGCTCAGGCCGCGGGACCTGGAACTGGCAACCACTGTTGCGCTCGCGGAACTGCTGCTCTCCGGCTGCACCACGGCCGCGGACCACCACTACCTCTTCCCCGACGGCATGGAAGGCGCCATCGACATCGAGGTCCGGGCGGTGCGGGAGCTGGGCATGAGGGCAACCCTCACCCGCGGTTCCATGACACTCGGGGAGGACGACGGCGGCCTGCCGCCGCAGTCCACCGTCCAGCTGCCGGAAGTGATCCTGGCGGACAGCGAACGGCTCGTCCGCGAGTACCACGAGCGCGGCGACGGCGCCGTCATCCAGATTGCCCTGGCCCCTTGCTCGCCGTTTTCCGTGACCAAGGAGATCATGGCCGAAAGCGCCCTGATGGCATCGCGGCTGGACGTGCGGCTGCACACGCACCTCGCCGAAACGCTGGACGAGGAAGACTTCTGCCGCGAGATGTTCGGGCTTCGCACCGTGGACTACCTGGACAGCGTGGGCTGGCTTACGGACCGCACCTGGCTGGGCCACGGCATCCACTTCAGCGACGCCGAGATCGCCCGACTGGGAGCCGCGGGCACCGCCGTCGCGCATTGCCCCACCTCAAACATGCGGCTGGCATCCGGGACCGCGCGGGTCCTGGAACTGGAGGCCGCGGGAGTTCCCGTGGGGTTGGGAGTGGACGGATCGGCGTCGAACGATGCCTCGAACATGATCCTCGAGGCGCGGCAGGCGCTGTACCTGCAGCGGCTGCGCTACGGGGCCCAGGTGCCGGTGGAACGGGCGCTGGGCTGGGCGACGC
This genomic window from Arthrobacter sp. 24S4-2 contains:
- a CDS encoding XdhC family protein, giving the protein MLDLMPSLKEWQPAATGQRCAVATVVGTGGSVPRPLGTSMLVSEAGEVLGSLSSGCVEGAVVEAALEAMHDGGTRREFFGYSAEDAFAVGLTCGGELEIHIEPLGSAPGGLRLENLQVLAGHGAATGLALIRRVDAHGGGAVVIPDPAGFLLGQSVASSTELAALLGLASLGAPAAGRLMRAAAAQLEPLLRGGRTGLVRLAPPEGCLSGTAVAPSADASPEPITLLVESRLPPARLLIFGANDFGAALLPAAQLLGYHVTLCDARPAFAGQSRFAGADQVVTAWPHRYLAEEAAAGRIDARTVACVLTHDPKFDIPLLETALSLDLAYVGAMGSRRSHRQRVDSLLAAGVTAEALARLHSPIGLDLGAVTPAEVAVSITAELVAGRSRAAGASVRASSLKDGRGPIHTGPIHNANTTQRQETPWT
- a CDS encoding NCS2 family permease; translation: MTILDTTTEERQQPAAPKRPQPSNAFLDRFFGITKRGSTLAREVRGGLVTFFTMAYIVILNPLILGGFSADNAPTDVAGGWLSAAQVGAVTGLTAGVMTILFGLIANLPFGLAAGLGINSFLAVAVIHEVTWAEAMGLVVINGILIVLFGVTGARTAIFRAVPKELKAAITVGIGLFIAFIGFVDSGFVRATTAGPPVQLGDNGSITSVPTLVFIVGLLVMGILVARKVQGGLLIGIVATTVLAAVVEAFLKIGPGSESNPGGWHLNTPVLSGQLVSAPDLGLVGHFDLFGAFGRIGGLAATMLVFTLVFTNFFDAMGTMTGLAKSAGVAHKDGTFPRLKSAFIVEGLGAVAGGATSGSSNTVYIDSAAGIGEGARTGLASVVTGVLFLGSMFLTPLTSVVPLEVAAAALVVVGAMMMAQIREIKFSKFSVALPAFLTIVTMPLSYSIANGIGVGFISWAVISACSGKIRKVHPLMWVVTAGFLIYFARGPINALLGA
- a CDS encoding nucleoside deaminase, with amino-acid sequence MSTTVTAQDFLAKSIELATANVLNSGGPFGAVIVTADGKTFDGVNRVTATNDPTAHAEVTAIRRACSELGTFDLTGATLYTSCEPCPMCLASALWARVERVVFAADRHDAASVGFDDAVFYEYFENHRRDALMPVAKLELVDPQAPPILEPFNTWNTLDSRIDY
- a CDS encoding 8-oxoguanine deaminase, which translates into the protein MPTQPSHPPESRLWIRNPLAAFTANTLDASGGIVVSGGVITEVLAAGQLPSAPCQETFDAGSHVLLPGLINTHHHFYQTLTRAWGPVANAPLFPWLQNLYPVWARLRPRDLELATTVALAELLLSGCTTAADHHYLFPDGMEGAIDIEVRAVRELGMRATLTRGSMTLGEDDGGLPPQSTVQLPEVILADSERLVREYHERGDGAVIQIALAPCSPFSVTKEIMAESALMASRLDVRLHTHLAETLDEEDFCREMFGLRTVDYLDSVGWLTDRTWLGHGIHFSDAEIARLGAAGTAVAHCPTSNMRLASGTARVLELEAAGVPVGLGVDGSASNDASNMILEARQALYLQRLRYGAQVPVERALGWATRGSAAVLGRPDLGQLAPGMQADLALFKLEELRFSGSHDPLAALLLCGADRADRVMVGGQWRVVDGHIPGLDVAPLIAEHSAAARKLVNG